A part of Synechococcus sp. KORDI-49 genomic DNA contains:
- a CDS encoding GDSL-type esterase/lipase family protein, which produces MAMAPRQLVVLGDSGVHGWGDRLGGGWCERLRLEWMGLPQAPVIYPLGVRGDGLEAVSARWRREWSCRGELRRQQPDGVLLSVGLNDTARIGRPNGRPQLSEEAYAFGMGQLLEAISRESSVLVIGMTPVDDHVMPFADCLWYANPVIEQYEAVLAETCREHDVPFLAMHRPVQAETDWLSWLEPDGLHLNADGHAWMHQRLRQWPALLAWAGLQPLKTLTPNTT; this is translated from the coding sequence ATGGCAATGGCACCGCGGCAGCTGGTGGTTCTGGGTGACAGCGGCGTTCATGGCTGGGGGGATCGGCTGGGCGGTGGTTGGTGCGAGCGGCTCAGGCTGGAATGGATGGGACTGCCCCAGGCGCCGGTGATCTACCCGCTCGGCGTGCGTGGTGACGGACTGGAGGCCGTCTCGGCCCGATGGCGGAGGGAATGGAGCTGCCGGGGCGAACTGCGTCGGCAGCAACCGGATGGTGTGCTGCTCAGCGTCGGCCTGAACGACACCGCTCGCATCGGCAGGCCCAACGGTCGACCACAGCTCAGCGAGGAGGCTTACGCCTTCGGCATGGGGCAGCTGCTGGAAGCCATCAGCCGGGAGAGCAGCGTGCTGGTGATCGGCATGACGCCGGTGGACGACCACGTGATGCCCTTTGCGGACTGTCTCTGGTACGCCAACCCAGTGATCGAGCAATACGAAGCGGTGCTGGCGGAAACCTGCCGGGAACACGATGTGCCCTTCCTCGCGATGCACAGGCCAGTGCAGGCTGAAACGGACTGGCTGAGCTGGCTGGAGCCCGATGGACTTCACCTGAACGCCGATGGCCATGCCTGGATGCATCAGAGGCTGCGGCAATGGCCCGCTCTGCTCGCCTGGGCCGGGTTACAACCCCTGAAGACACTGACTCCGAACACGACCTGA